The window CAGAAAATCAAAAGCATTTGGCTTTTAAATCTGTAATATCCTCTGCCATGCTCAAGACAAATATTGTAGCTTTTACAAGCCTTGGAATGATATTTCAATTCACAATTCTACTCAACTACTCATCTTTCCTCTTTCACTATCCTCTCTCGTATCTTCTGTCCTGCATCTGTCATTCAGCTCCACGGAGATTCCCAGGCAATGCTGCAGCGTGTTCTGCAGTTGCTCTCCGGCGGTGGATTATCAATCACCGGATCTCATCTGTTGTGCGGTGACTTCCTCTACAGCGGCCACACTGTCATACTCACGCTCACGTACCTCTTCCTCAAGGAGTGTATGTGACTTTCTCAGACAGCGACTTTATGTTAAGACACAAATAAAATGATTGTCTGCTAATTACAGACTTGAGGTCACTGTAAGCAATTTTAGATTCTGTTTATAGCCATTCAGAAGACACTCTGAATTTTTTTTGGCATGTTCATACAGCAACCCATTATTATTCACAACTTGTCTCTCTCTAGATTCTCCTCGTTCTTTCTGGTGGTACCATCTTCTGTGTTGGTTAACGGCTGCTGTGGGTGTCGTGTGTATCCTGGTGGCCCATGAGCACTACAGTGTGGACGTGGTGGTGGCCTATTTCATCACCACCCGACTGTTCTACTGGTATCACACTATGGCTAATCTGCAGGTACAGTACATATAtcagtaatataaaataatataaacactCAAATAAGggttttattaaagggatagttcaccccccaccccccacccccaaaaaaaaaaattaaaattctgttattgATTATTTCCAatcccataagaccttcgttcctCTTTGAAACAcagattatatttgtatatatttttttttattttttgatgaaatccgagagctttcttacCCTCATCACactcctgtgatgtaaagctgaattttcagcatcacacaGTCATtaagaaatccttctaatatgctgatttgctgtttagaaatgtttattgtcattatcagttttgaaaacagttgcttaatTCTTTTGTGGAATccgtttgatgaatagaatgttcaaatgcatttatttgaaatagaaaacttttctAATATTATAGATGCCTTTATTGTCTCTTTTGATAAATgcatcattgctaaataaaattacacatttccTAAGGAAaagaatcttactgaccccaaactttttttgaCCCCAAAGATTGCCTCAAAACTGTGAAACATAagctaaaatgcattaaaactgcACTTCATTGGGGTCTAAAAGTGTTGTTTTTATGATAAAATTTATCATTGCTtacatattttgatatattttcattttgcatATTGATCTATTTGACATACACACATCTGAAACCAAGGGAAGCTCTCAGCTCAATTTGCGATTTAGATTCAGGGTGTCATTAAACTCAAGGCACCAAAACGGCACTAAGCCTTTTACAGAGAGTGTTTACATGACTCAGAGCACACTGagaatatccaaatccatttGGCTGAGCTTTGGAGAAATGACTCCCTGATGATGGTAAAGTGCTGCACAATCGATTGAAGCCTATCTAGATATTTTAAACAGGAAGATTCCTTTCAAACGATCAAAACGCTTCATGTTTCTTTATACTGTTACAAGCAAATTATATCAGAACTGTCATGTCTCAGCAAGGATATTTATGGTGGTTAAAAAGCAtccacaaaataatattaattaaaaaaaaaaaacctgaaaagcaGTGAGAGTTTGGGACTTTGGACTGCTGATACAAATGTCAGGAGAGATCTCTGCCTCAATCCTGTCTGTCTGGAAGTTACTCCATGGCTTCTGTCCTCAGTGATAACACTGGTTTTCATGGAATTGCTAAAATGCTTTGGATCTGAAATGTCATCACAATGCAACTAACCAAATTTCCCAGAACTGCTTTTTATCATGCAACTATAGTGCATTTATATCCTGTGCAACACCACTTCTGTTTTCAGAAAACCAGAAGTAGTCAGTCATGTGAACATagatgacattattattattattttttttttattatttgaattgatTCGTAGaatgaaattaattcatattatCCTATTTTCACCAGACTTTAAAGTGTTCTCCGAACAACTACCTCACTCACACCTGGTGGAACCCCGTGTTTAACTTGTTCGAGAGGAACGTCCAGACCCATGTGCCCTGTTCTTTCTGCTGGCCGATCACATGGCCGCCTGCCTGTCTGAAGAACCCCTGTAAGAAATATTCCATGGTGCAGAGCAGCCGGGAGGAGTGACGTTGTGAACTCATCACGATGCCAAGACCAACATGTGGAAATCATTTGTATTTCGTTTGTGGCTGTCCCAGTGTTTACACCATACCAAAGAACTAAAACTGTTTGGCTATTGTTGCTAATTAGATCTCTAATGACATTGGGCTAAACAGATCAAACTCAATAGTATTTGACAATTCAttgttgatatttttacattaatttatattaagtCAATGTggccatttaaataaacacttttctaaGTACTTGAAGGGCCAGCTGAAATTATGTTTGGATAATGAATCACTTTCTGTCAGAAGCGATTTATCAGTTTGTGCAAGCTTCTTAGTCATATTTCCCCTTGTCTGTTTATTAAATTGTCATCTAAAACatgtttgtcatttaaaaagtgtTGTTTAACAGGGTTTCATTAATTGTATACACTATTTGATATTAGAAATgcacgcattttttttttttttttttttaaagatgcatcCCAGCTGTTATTTCAGTTGTAtatgtttattttctgttttaaaaatataaagacaTTTAATGGAAATAAATGGTTTACAATAAATCCTAGTGCACATAGTGttgcattaattaatgcattacacTGAATATATGCGCAAAATGTCACAATAtctatttaaatgtttctttatttatatgattcttaagattattatttaataacttttaacCAGCATTAAATACGTTTATAAAACTGATAACGTTACTTAAATTAGAAATTAGACATATTTTGTTATAAACTTTAACTAtagtaactaaaactaaatataaacccTTAATAAACAGTTTTATAGTACCTCAATGATATATCGATGACGTTGATACAAACTGATGTCTTACAGATGACTGAAAGCCCATAATAACTCGGTTCATCTCTGGTGAAGCTTACACGCAGTATCTGCTTCCTCTTATTGGATCAGTTGGCCCCACCCATTATTTTACGTCATCGGTTGATTCACCAATCTCAACTCTCAGCGTGCTGCTCTCagccaatgaaaaatacaaaaacacactacCCATGCTGCAGCACCAACAACACAGGAAGAGATGTGTTTGATCAGCAGATAAGAAGTATTGATCAGGAATAGCTATGCGTCAGTGGATTTGAGGAGTGCGCGAGTCATGGACGCTTCCCTGTCTTTGCTGTGGCAGTATGTGTTCTCGCCCGCAAACATTGTGGGTTTGATTGCATTCGTGCTTGTTTTCTGTGCGCTGCGACAGTATGCGTGGCATCAGACATACGCCAACATCCCTCCGGGTCCAAAGCCATGGCCTGTCGTGGGAAACTTCGGCGGTTTCCTTGTGCCTTCGTTTATTTTAAGACGACTTGCAAAGAATCGAAAGATGGCCTCGAATCCGCTGTCACCTCAGGCTGGACTCACGGAGATGTCCAAACTCTATGGGAACATATTCAGCATTTTTGTTGGGCCTCAGCTCATGGTCGTGCTGATGGGATATGACACTGTCCGGGACGCGATGGTAAACCATCCGGAGGTCTTCTCTGACAGACCTCATATACCTCTCGTAACGATTATCACCAAGAGGAAAGGTAAGATGAGAAGTCGTAGTTAATGATTCCTACATGCCATGATAATATATCAGATCAGATTCgagcagaatagaatagaatcgaCTGTAGCATGAaagacagaacagaaaaatacagtATAGAAGACATGGACACAGAATAGAATAGATCAACAAATCAGTGCAGAATAGAACCGAGTATTATAATCGACTGAACAGAATAGAACAGTAGAAGACACCGACTGATTAGAATagaatatatctaaataaaacaaatcagaaTGGAAAATAATAGACCAGAACCTAGAAAAACAGACTGGGGCAGAATAGAATAGACTTGTTTcgaatataacaatataaaacagGACAGAATAGAACATTGTATAATTATAgactagaatagaatagaatataaaatatactataaaatataatgcagaataaaatataaaactgactAATGTGGAATAGAACAGTATAGAAAAGTAGAAGAGTCTTACAACAAACAGAATAGAATTGAAAAATGGCAGCATGGAACAGAACATAGTATAATAGACTGGAGCAGGACAGAATATAACAAATAGAATTGAACAGAGTAGAACAGACTGACTGagaatagaataaaacaaaataaatcaaagaaTGGAAAAGAATAGCCTAAAACATAGTCAAATAGACTGGAGCcgaaaggaaaataataatttagaattgAACAGAATATAACAGCAGAAGATACGGATGCAGgatataatagaatagaacatAAAACAGAGCAGAATGGAATACATTAGAACACAGTATAAAAGACTGGAGAAGAATAGAATTGAAGAGAATAAAACAGTTGAAGACTGATATAGAAAAGTTTGGAGGAGTATGTTAGACTGAAGCAAAACAGATTCAAACTGAACAGAATAGAACCATATAAAACCACACAGAATAAAATAGATTAGAATGATAGAATACAACAGAAAAGAATAGAACAGTAGAATAGATTGCAGCAGAATAGAATAATATAGTGCAATATATTATGATGCTGCAGAACTGAACTGAGCAGGACTTtggagaaatgaaaaacaaaataataaaggagaataGAATTGAACGAAATGGAACAGATCACAAAAGATTCAACAGAATTGAATGTCTGAGCCTGGTTTCAGAAGTCCAAGTGCAAAGTACTTGATATAATTCCAAATATTGATAATTGTGGCTTGTAAAATAATGCTAATataaaggtatttatttattttacaattgttcagtaaattttctttaaaaaaagtttgattttatCATTTCAGAATCTAAAAGCGAAGCATTGCGAGTTTGAACTGAATGTTGTTCGCAGGGATTGTGTTTGCACCGTATGGCCCCCTGTGGCGCACAAACCGTAAGTTCTGTCACAGCACTCTGCGCAGCTTTGGCTTTGGCAAGTTGAGTCTGGAGCCGTGCATCCATGAAGGCCTGACCATGATTAAAACAGAACTGCAGAGCCTCATCGAAAAAGCAGGGCCTTCTGGTATCGATCTGACTCCCCTCATCAGCAACGCTGTCTCCAACGTCATCTCCTCCATGAGTCTGGGTCAGCGTTTCCATCACCAGGACCAGGAGTTCCGCACCATGCTGGACCTCATGTCTCACGGGCTGGAGATTAGCGTCAACACATCCATTTTGCTGGTCAATGTCTTTCCCTGGTTATACTACCTGCCCTGCGGTGTTTTCAAAGAGCTGCGGCGCGCAGAGATCGACATCACAGCCTTCCTGAAGAAGATCATCGCGAGGCACAGGGCCACGCTGGATCCGGAGAATCCCAGGGATTTCATAGACATGTATCTGGTGGAGATGCTGGCCCAGCAAAAGAGCGAGAATTCAGAGCAGAGCTTGTTCTCAGAGGATGACCTCTTCTATATCATTGGAGACCTGTTTATTGCAGGCACTGATACTACCACAAACAGCTGTTTGTGGAGTATTCTCTATATGTCCATGTATCCTGATGTGCAAGGTATGTGCACCAGCACTGTAAAGTGTAATTTACAAATGTCTGTAGGTTTGGTTTCTGGTTATATATGAAATGTTAGTTTGCTGACCCCTCAGAGAAGGTTCAGCAGGAGATTGATGCGGTGGTGGGATCTGAGAGGGTCCCGTCTCTGACTGATAAGGGCAGTTTGCCGTACACAGAAGCCACCATTATGGAGGTGCTGAGGATGACTGTAGTGGTCCCTCTGTCTATACCCCACATGGCCTCGGAAACCACAGGTGAGGTCAGACAAAATACAGAAGCCATGCAGATTTTCTGCCTGATGCCTTTTTACTTCGTACCTGTTTAATCTCATGAATCTTTTTA is drawn from Carassius gibelio isolate Cgi1373 ecotype wild population from Czech Republic chromosome B1, carGib1.2-hapl.c, whole genome shotgun sequence and contains these coding sequences:
- the LOC127948990 gene encoding cytochrome P450 2U1, giving the protein MDASLSLLWQYVFSPANIVGLIAFVLVFCALRQYAWHQTYANIPPGPKPWPVVGNFGGFLVPSFILRRLAKNRKMASNPLSPQAGLTEMSKLYGNIFSIFVGPQLMVVLMGYDTVRDAMVNHPEVFSDRPHIPLVTIITKRKGIVFAPYGPLWRTNRKFCHSTLRSFGFGKLSLEPCIHEGLTMIKTELQSLIEKAGPSGIDLTPLISNAVSNVISSMSLGQRFHHQDQEFRTMLDLMSHGLEISVNTSILLVNVFPWLYYLPCGVFKELRRAEIDITAFLKKIIARHRATLDPENPRDFIDMYLVEMLAQQKSENSEQSLFSEDDLFYIIGDLFIAGTDTTTNSCLWSILYMSMYPDVQEKVQQEIDAVVGSERVPSLTDKGSLPYTEATIMEVLRMTVVVPLSIPHMASETTEFRGYTIPKGTVIIPNLWSVHRDPTVWENPDDFNPGRFLDEQGKLLRKDCFIPFGIGRRVCMGEQLAKMELFLMFTSLMQAFTFRLPEGKSAPSMHGRFGLTLAPCPFTVCVNAR